One genomic region from Phocoena sinus isolate mPhoSin1 chromosome 3, mPhoSin1.pri, whole genome shotgun sequence encodes:
- the FABP6 gene encoding gastrotropin — protein MAFTGKYEIESENNYDEFMKRLGLPSDRIEKGRNLKTISEVQQDGQTFTWSQNYPGGPSITNNFTIGKECDMETVMGKKFKATVQMEGGKVVVNFPHYNYTAEIVDGKLVEISTVAGVSYERVSKRLA, from the exons ATGGCCTTCACTGGCAAGTATGAGATCGAGAGTGAGAACAACTATGACGAGTTCATGAAGCGCCTGG GGCTCCCCAGCGACAGGATTGAAAAGGGTCGCAACCTCAAGACTATCTCAGAGGTGCAGCAGGACGGGCAGACCTTCACCTGGTCCCAGAACTACCCCGGGGGCCCCTCCATTACCAACAATTTCACCATCGGCAAAGAGTGCGACATGGAGACCGTGATGGGCAAGAAGTTCAAG GCCACTGTGCAGATGGAGGGTGGGAAGGTGGTGGTGAACTTCCCCCACTACAACTACACTGCGGAGATCGTGGATGGCAAGCTGGTGGAG atctcCACCGTTGCAGGTGTGTCCTACGAGCGCGTGAGCAAGAGGCTGGCCTGA